gaatttattgttttacaTAAGCCACTCTGTAATAATGAAGGACTTTGTAATATGAGCTGAAACACCTTAGTTACTGTTCAACATCACTACTCTGTGCTTATCCAATAGTGGTAGAAGATTTTACTAAGGACCAAGAACTTTGACATTGACAGGTGGAATGAGAGCGCATAATCTTGTCGTCGGAAAAAATGAAGTGtgggaaaaaaatttttcccTTCTGTTAGGGTTAATTTCTTAAAGGCTATAAAAGTGGAGAATGTAATGCGGCTATCTATTgttgtattgtttttttttttttaacccACACGATGATGGAAATCGACAATCAGTTTAACAAAAAAGGAATAACTCGAGggcttttttttggtatatGAAATACTCTTCCTAGTATAATCTTAAATCTATAAAGATTAGAAGTATATAGATTTCTTGGTTTCcacttgttttttttttttttctggtttCATGTtccatttttatttataaaataCTACCTACatacaattgaaattagttTGTTTTTACTTTGCTTAAAGATACTTGATTGAATTActcaaaacaataaagttATTTCACATTGTCTAATCTAATAAACGTCACTCGTTAACTAAtagagttttttttttttttgttatttccTTGTATCTAGATTGgaaagttttcaaaagatAAAGTGGAGACACCAgcaattcaaaaagaaaaataccTAACCACAGATTTACGGCATTGGAACAACCCTTGTTTTTGCAATTCAAGATCTATAAATTCTAATCAATATACCTTGATATcataaaatttaaaaaataattattcttttttttttcattttaataaaataaaactttttACTTCAACCCAACTAGCAAATCAAATGGAGAAAGATCAAACTAAAATGGATATTAATTCCAATACGAGTTCAAGTAACAAAGATTTAGAAGTTCAACCAGAACATTTAGAATTAAAACATCATACAAATGCCGAAATTGAAGCTAGTGGAAGTTGGattgataaacaaatcaatattttagGAGCCAAATTCCGGTTCTCTAGTGCTATGTGTCAAATAGTGTTACTTGCCTTTGTGGTGTTTTTGACCCCAGGTATGTTCAATGCCCTTTCTGGGATTGGTGCAGCTATTAGTGATAAAAAAACTGCTGATCTTGCTAATACAGCATTATATGTTACATTTTCAACTGTTGGGTTTTTCGCTGGTACTATTTGTAATGTTATTGGTGTCAAAATGTCGTTGGTGTTTGGTGGGTTTGGGTATGCTATTTATGCCGGCTCGTTGTTGTCATTCAAtcataatgaaaataaaggATTTGTTATATTTGCTGGTGCATTTTTAGGGTTCTGTGCCTCTCTTTTATGGGCAGCTCAAGGAACCATTATAATGTCATATCCAACTGAACAAACCAAAGGTAGAGCCATTATGGTATTTTGGGTCATCTTCAATTTGGGTGCAGTCATTGGTTCAATTATCCCATTAGCAGAAAACATGCACAACCAAGGTTCATCTGCTAGTGATGGGACTTTTATTGCTTTTATTATCTTGATGATTTGTGGATCAGTATTGGCTAATTTCATGTTACCAATTTCTAAAGTATGGAAATCAGATGGTACTAGAGTAATGACTAAAACTCACCCTTACTGGAAAGACGAATTGATTGGATTAGGTAGAACATTAATTAAAGAACCAAAAATCTTGTTAATGTTCCCCATGTTTTTCGCTTCCAATTGGTTTTATACttatcaattcaataatgtCAATTATGGTCGTTTCAATTTAAGAACAAGATCGTTAAATTCATTGTTATATTGGTTAGCACAAATGTTTGGTGCCATTGTATTGGGTTATATTCTtgatttcaagaaatttaaaCGTTCAACTCGTGCCAAAATTGGTTGGGCTATATTATTTGTCACTAGTTTAGCCATTTGGGGTGGTGGTTTAAAATTCCAAATGAGTTTCACTCGTGAAGAAGTCGAATCAAAACCACCAAAGATCTCTCAATTGGATTTCAAAGATGGTGCTTATATCGGTCCAATGTTCCTTTACATATTTTACGGTGTTTTTGATGCTATTTTCCAAACTTATACAATTTGGGTATTGGGAGCCATGTCCAATAATCCGAAAAAGACTGCTCTTTACGCTGGGTTTTACAAAGGTATTCAATCTGCTGGGGCTGCTATTGCTTGGAGATTGGATTCTCTTGAAGTTAAATATATGAGCTTGTTTGCATCTTCATGGGGATTGGTACAAGGTTCTTTAGTATTGGCTATTCCgttaatattttttatgATTAAAGACCATACTGCTTTGGAAGATGATAATATGGGAGAAGTTGTCGATGATGCTGAGTTAGATGTagtcaaatcaacaacagtaCATATTGAGTAATGATATATAATGATATAATACATTAGAATTTAcaaattaattttcttgTCTTTGTATAAACTCAAAGATACAAGTCAAATCATCTTATTCCGTAAAAGTGGTTGGCTAATCTATCCTGTTGGAAGTagaatttgatattgttaaTGTTTTGCTTggtgtttgtttttttcgAATTTTGTGtttggtgatgatgatgagagATGGAAATATCTCGggaccaaaaaaaaaaaaatttaccaCCAAGTGTAGaccattttctttctacAAAAACAGACATATTATAATGTTGATAAATGATGAATCAGTATACTTGTATAATTTAACTTTGAAGCCGCCTTCATATTATATATCCTCGATAGTGGGGCAGTTTTACAAACAAGACAATTCCACCAAGAATGCGCAACAATTAGTTCTTGTCTCATCTACTACATTACAATTATTCGAAATAAATGAAGAAGCAGGGAAACTTGAACTTCAATCTTCTCAAAACCTACTTGGAATAATCAATAGCATTGAAAAGATTTGTCTTTCTGAAGTTGACGGGGTAGTCATTACCAGTGATTCAGGAAATCTCTCAATTTTACAATATGacaataaaactaaaaaatttatctcAAAGATTCAAGAGCCAATGACAAAAAATGGATGGGGGAGAAATTATGTTGGTGAAAATTTGGCCATTGACCCTGAGAATCGATGTATATTAGTAGCAGCAATGGAGAAGAATAAGCTATTTTATAAAATAGAATCAAATTCTCTGGGAAGCAAGGAGTTAAGTTCACCTTTAGAGGCACATTCTAAGCAAGTATTATGTTTGAAAATAGTTGCGTTGAATACAGATCATAACAATCCATTATTTGGAGCTCTTGAATTGACTCCAGAGAAAAAGtgtattataaattattatgaaTTAGATCAAGGTTTGAACCATGTTGTTAAAAAGAAACCCAATTCGTCAAATCTGGATCCATTACCCAATGATGTTAACTATTTGATCCCGTTACCTGGTCATATTGGAGGTATGGTTGTTTGTGGGACCAATTGGTGTTTCTATGATAAATTAGATGGTCCTAGAATATATTTACCTTTGCCAAGACGAAACGGACAAACACAAGATTCCATTATTGTTAACCACGTTACCCATgttttgaagaagaaaaaattttttatattacTACAAAACGCATTAGGtgatttgtttaaattaactgttgattatgattttgataaagaaattattaagaATATATCAATTACTTATTTTGATACTATCCCACCGGCACTCAGTCTAAATATTTTCAAGAATGGATTTTTATTTGCCAATgtattaaataatgataaattgttgtatcaatttgaaaaattgggtgATGATTTAACAGAAGGTGAATTGGTCATCAATTCTTCGGATTATGAAAGTTTGAACAGTGTCCGGGAATCCGTCACCTCATTTAAGTTGAAAGGATTGGATAATTTGGCATTGATTGACGTTTTGGAAACATTGAGTCCTATAACTGATTCTAAAATTATAGATTCCAAATTAGTCACTTTATCTTCTCATTCATATGTCAAATCGATAACTCATGGTGTTCCAACAACTACATTAGTTGAGTCCCCATTGCCTATAACGCCAACAGATATTTTCACAACCAAATTATCACTAGAGTCGGCCAATGATGAATATTTAGTGATATCGTCATCGTTGTCTTCCAAAACATTGGTGCTTTCTATTGGAGAAGTTGTTGAAGACGTTGAGGATTCTGAATTTGTGTTAGACCAACCTACTATAGCAGTACAACAAGTAGGAATTGCATCAGTAGTACAAATTTATTCTAATGGTATTAAGCATGTGAGGACGGTAAATGGgaataaaaaaactacTGATTGGTTCCCGCCAGCAGGAATAACAATTACTCATGCCACTACtaataatcaacaagttTTAATTGCCTTATCCAATTTAAGTGTGGtgtattttgaaattgatgcaACTGatgatcaattgattgaatatcAAGATCGATTAGAAATTGCAACCACGATAACAGCAATGGCAATTCAAGAAAACATTAGTGAAAAAAGTCCATTTGCAATTATTGGCTGTTCTGATGAAACAATTCAAGTGGTCTCGTTACAGGAACACAATTGtcttgaaatcaaatctttACAAGCATTATCGGCGAATAGTTCTAGTTTGAAGATGTTAAAACTGTCGGGTAAAGAGACACATGTACATATTGGTATGGAGAATGGTGTTTATGCAAGAATCAAAATAGATACTATAAATGGGAATCTCTCGAATAGCAGAGTTAAATATATTGGTTCCAAACCGGTAAGTTTAAGTGTTATTAAATTTTCTAATGAAATAGAAGGAATATTAGCTATTTCTTCAGCACCTTGGATATCTTATTTATACCGAGATTCTTTCAAGATAACACCATTGTTGGAAATTGACATTACTAATGGATCTTCATTCATATCTGAAGATATTGGTGGTGAAGGAATAGTTGGAATAAAAGATAACAacttgataatattttctgTGGGTAAAGAAGATAGTGTATTTGACCCTCTGCAAGATTTGACAATTGCCACCACAA
The sequence above is a segment of the Candida albicans SC5314 chromosome 3, complete sequence genome. Coding sequences within it:
- a CDS encoding U2 snRNP complex subunit (Predicted RNA splicing and ER to Golgi transport protein; Hap43-induced gene), whose product is MMMRDGNISGPKKKKFTTKCRPFSFYKNRHIIMLINDESVYLYNLTLKPPSYYISSIVGQFYKQDNSTKNAQQLVLVSSTTLQLFEINEEAGKLELQSSQNLLGIINSIEKICLSEVDGVVITSDSGNLSILQYDNKTKKFISKIQEPMTKNGWGRNYVGENLAIDPENRCILVAAMEKNKLFYKIESNSSGSKELSSPLEAHSKQVLCLKIVALNTDHNNPLFGALELTPEKKCIINYYELDQGLNHVVKKKPNSSNSDPLPNDVNYLIPLPGHIGGMVVCGTNWCFYDKLDGPRIYLPLPRRNGQTQDSIIVNHVTHVLKKKKFFILLQNALGDLFKLTVDYDFDKEIIKNISITYFDTIPPALSLNIFKNGFLFANVLNNDKLLYQFEKLGDDLTEGELVINSSDYESLNSVRESVTSFKLKGLDNLALIDVLETLSPITDSKIIDSKLVTLSSHSYVKSITHGVPTTTLVESPLPITPTDIFTTKLSLESANDEYLVISSSLSSKTLVLSIGEVVEDVEDSEFVLDQPTIAVQQVGIASVVQIYSNGIKHVRTVNGNKKTTDWFPPAGITITHATTNNQQVLIALSNLSVVYFEIDATDDQLIEYQDRLEIATTITAMAIQENISEKSPFAIIGCSDETIQVVSLQEHNCLEIKSLQALSANSSSLKMLKSSGKETHVHIGMENGVYARIKIDTINGNLSNSRVKYIGSKPVSLSVIKFSNEIEGILAISSAPWISYLYRDSFKITPLLEIDITNGSSFISEDIGGEGIVGIKDNNLIIFSVGKEDSVFDPSQDLTIATTKLRYTPRKMITNGNRLFISESEYNVQGPFKCNINGDVKENVDEDYYEAFGYEWKQNSWASCIQVVDSKSNQVIQSLQLDGNESIVSMSAVSFNKTSTPSVPASHLVVGVCTNQTILPNSYDKSYLYTFKIGKKHLQLVHKTELDHIPQVLENFQDKLLVASGNHIRLYDIGQKQLLKKSTTIIDFSTNINKIIPQTNRIIICDSHKSSIVFAKFDESQNQFVPFADDVMKRQITSIMNLDIDTLIGGDKFGNIFVTRIDEDISKQADDDWTILKTQDGILNSCPYKLQNLIEFHIGDIITSFNLGCLNLAGTESVIYTGLQGTIGLLIPLVSKSEVELLFNLQLYMQQSQNNLVGKDHLKLRSYYNPIKNVIDGDLLERFLEFDISLKIEISRKLNKSVNDIEKKLIDLRNRSAF
- the NGT1 gene encoding Ngt1p (N-acetylglucosamine (GlcNAc)-specific transporter; role in GlcNAc (but not serum) induced hyphal growth; localizes to plasma membrane; induced by GlcNAc, macrophage engulfment; 12 transmembrane, major facilitator superfamily) codes for the protein MEKDQTKMDINSNTSSSNKDLEVQPEHLELKHHTNAEIEASGSWIDKQINILGAKFRFSSAMCQIVLLAFVVFLTPGMFNALSGIGAAISDKKTADLANTALYVTFSTVGFFAGTICNVIGVKMSLVFGGFGYAIYAGSLLSFNHNENKGFVIFAGAFLGFCASLLWAAQGTIIMSYPTEQTKGRAIMVFWVIFNLGAVIGSIIPLAENMHNQGSSASDGTFIAFIILMICGSVLANFMLPISKVWKSDGTRVMTKTHPYWKDELIGLGRTLIKEPKILLMFPMFFASNWFYTYQFNNVNYGRFNLRTRSLNSLLYWLAQMFGAIVLGYILDFKKFKRSTRAKIGWAILFVTSLAIWGGGLKFQMSFTREEVESKPPKISQLDFKDGAYIGPMFLYIFYGVFDAIFQTYTIWVLGAMSNNPKKTALYAGFYKGIQSAGAAIAWRLDSLEVKYMSLFASSWGLVQGSLVLAIPLIFFMIKDHTALEDDNMGEVVDDAELDVVKSTTVHIE